The uncultured Fibrobacter sp. genome contains a region encoding:
- a CDS encoding Dabb family protein: protein MIRHIVFWKLKSEAEGATAKENGQKMVDAFHALAGKIPGLLSIESGLNFNKAELGNGDVEYDIALDTTFHTKAALDIYQNHPEHLAIVSFVKKVVTERRAVDFEF from the coding sequence ATGATCCGTCACATTGTTTTTTGGAAATTGAAGAGCGAAGCCGAAGGTGCTACCGCAAAAGAAAACGGCCAGAAGATGGTCGACGCTTTCCACGCCTTGGCTGGAAAGATTCCTGGACTCTTGAGCATTGAATCGGGTTTGAACTTTAACAAGGCCGAACTAGGTAACGGAGACGTGGAATACGATATCGCACTTGATACAACATTCCACACCAAGGCAGCCCTCGACATTTACCAGAACCATCCGGAACATTTGGCAATCGTTTCCTTCGTCAAGAAGGTCGTGACTGAACGTCGCGCAGTCGATTTTGAATTTTAA
- a CDS encoding glycosyltransferase: MFTIVDFNNFWSPSGGGVRRYHLQKMAFYESQEEVLSVFVMPDSKTYTEQKSKGLIIEHVEAYRFPGKWEYRFMWRPSQIRPVLEKYKPQVIEVGSPYILPTVVRHVAKKVVPEAILLSFWHADFPITYVQRPVANKFGRTLGILAKKVAFWYAKQEFKHFDGIQVSCDEVLKRLEKNHLPKSHWIPLGCDIKMFSPEKRDEKLVLQLKAGRPERLTIFFPHRFCEEKGIELLLGAYPLIAEKLGCEPALVFAGTGPYLPQVEEAVQQHSHIQYAGFISSIDEMARHYASVDLGLALSGWETFGLSILESMACGNALIGASTGAAAEHVQNSGAGVILRKRTPEALADAIVELYRSDLSQKKANARTYAEKFSWNDCFKRQLDLYKQIYNQKRNA, from the coding sequence ATGTTCACGATTGTCGATTTCAACAACTTCTGGAGTCCTTCTGGCGGCGGCGTCCGTCGCTACCATTTGCAGAAAATGGCTTTTTACGAAAGTCAGGAAGAAGTCCTGTCCGTTTTCGTGATGCCGGATTCCAAGACTTACACCGAGCAAAAGAGCAAAGGACTCATTATTGAGCACGTGGAAGCGTACCGATTCCCGGGCAAGTGGGAATACCGCTTTATGTGGAGGCCTTCGCAGATTAGGCCCGTGCTTGAAAAATACAAGCCTCAAGTGATTGAAGTCGGTTCGCCCTATATTTTGCCGACTGTGGTGCGTCACGTGGCCAAGAAGGTTGTGCCCGAAGCGATTCTTTTGAGCTTCTGGCACGCCGACTTTCCTATTACCTACGTGCAACGCCCGGTTGCGAATAAGTTTGGCCGCACGCTAGGCATTTTGGCCAAGAAGGTCGCCTTCTGGTACGCCAAGCAGGAATTCAAGCATTTTGACGGCATCCAGGTTTCTTGCGACGAAGTCCTGAAGCGACTCGAAAAGAATCACTTGCCGAAATCCCACTGGATTCCGCTGGGTTGCGACATCAAGATGTTTTCGCCCGAAAAGCGAGACGAAAAGCTTGTTTTGCAACTGAAAGCCGGAAGGCCGGAACGCCTCACCATATTCTTCCCGCACCGTTTTTGCGAAGAAAAAGGAATTGAACTTTTGCTGGGCGCCTACCCCCTGATTGCAGAAAAGCTTGGATGTGAACCGGCTCTCGTTTTTGCAGGCACAGGCCCGTACCTGCCGCAAGTGGAAGAAGCCGTCCAGCAGCATTCTCACATTCAGTACGCCGGTTTTATTTCGTCTATCGATGAAATGGCAAGGCATTACGCCAGCGTAGACCTTGGGCTCGCCCTTTCGGGCTGGGAAACCTTCGGCCTTTCGATTCTCGAAAGCATGGCCTGCGGAAACGCCCTGATTGGGGCAAGTACCGGTGCAGCCGCCGAGCATGTGCAGAACTCCGGCGCAGGCGTCATTTTAAGAAAGCGCACGCCCGAAGCCCTGGCAGATGCCATTGTAGAACTTTACCGTTCGGATTTAAGCCAAAAGAAGGCTAACGCCCGAACCTACGCCGAAAAATTCAGCTGGAACGATTGCTTTAAGAGGCAATTGGACCTGTACAAACAAATTTATAACCAAAAGAGGAACGCATGA